The following are from one region of the Dermacentor albipictus isolate Rhodes 1998 colony chromosome 5, USDA_Dalb.pri_finalv2, whole genome shotgun sequence genome:
- the LOC135911595 gene encoding transmembrane protein 14C, whose protein sequence is MDTDIWAYGYAIIVALGGVIGYVKAGSVTSLVAGLAFGGLALIGAYQTSQDPHNYYLSLAVSGLLAGLMGYRFANSSKIMPAGLVAVLSIAMCCRILCRAFSPPGSPAAAAPPVAKQ, encoded by the exons ATGGATACCGACATATGGGCTTATGGATACGCGATCATCGTGGCATTAGGAGGTGTCATAGGCTACGTGAAAGCTG GTAGCGTCACATCCTTGGTTGCGGGCTTGGCGTTCGGTGGCCTTGCACTGATAGGAGCCTACCAGACGTCGCAGGACCCTCACAACTACTACTTATCCCTCG CCGTGTCTGGATTGCTGGCTGGTCTGATGGGTTACAGGTTTGCCAACTCGTCAAAGATCATGCCAGCAGGACTGGTTGCAGTTCTGAG CATCGCCATGTGCTGCAGAATACTCTGCCGGGCCTTTTCGCCACCTGGTTCTCCAGCAGCGGCAGCACCACCAGTTGCAAAGCAGTGA
- the LOC135911643 gene encoding 3-oxoacyl-[acyl-carrier-protein] synthase, mitochondrial, giving the protein MPLRMPVWRQLGRPVSDLGRRGISNSCDKPRRVVVTGLGMVTPLGADAKTSWSRLIQSQSGISRLGKEFDGIPSKTAGRVPTDASQNPSPFDVHKFVSKSELRSISLATAYALAAAKEALDDAQWHPDSDTDCRTTGVAIGNCMCDLEYVVDTGMALREQGFKKISPFFVPRILTNMPSGLVSIQHKLKGPNHSVATACTTGVHAIGDALSFIQRGYADVMVCGGTEASVSPMCVAAFARMRALSTAEDPAAASRPFDKNRDGFVVAEGCSILVLEELEHAIARGANIHAEVLGYGLSGDAFHITAAANDGAGAFACMESALRNARVNVQEVGYVNAHATSTPIGDAAEALAIRRLLGDNFSKVAVSATKGSTGHLLGAAGATESAFTVLAVRDGVIPPTLNLECPDVGADLNFIAHQSAPWRTENATRRVAIKNSFGFGGTNGSLVIAEYRQ; this is encoded by the exons ATGCCCCTACGAATGCCG GTATGGCGACAGCTGGGCCGGCCTGTCAGTGACCTCGGAAGGAGAGGCATCAGCAACAGTTGTGACAAACCGAGAAGGGTCGTCGTCACCGGTCTGGGCATGGTCACGCCTTTGGGGGCTGACGCAAAGACGTCGTGGAGCCGGCTCATACAGTCGCAGAGCGGCATAAGTCGGCTGGGAAAGGAGTTCGACGGTATTCCCTCCAAAACAGCAGGCCGTGTACCTACCGATGCTTCTCAAAACCCGTCACCGTTTGACGTACATAAATTCGTTTCCAAGTCGGAGCTGCGGAGCATCTCATTGGCAACTGCGTACGCTCTGGCTGCAGCCAAAGAAGCGCTGGATGACGCCCAGTGGCACCCGGATTCGGACACTGACTGCAGAACAACGGGAGTAGCAATCGGCAATTGCATGTGCGACCTGGAATATGTTGTCGACACCGGGATGGCGTTAAGAGAACAGGGCTTCAAAAAAATTAGCCCGTTTTTTGTTCCGAGGATTCTCACGAACATGCCGTCTGGGCTTGTCAGTATTCAGCACAAGTTGAAAGGGCCCAATCATTCGGTTGCGACGGCGTGTACGACTGGCGTGCACGCCATAGGCGACGCGTTAAGCTTTATACAGCGCGGATACGCTGACGTCATGGTCTGCGGTGGCACAGAAGCCAGCGTGTCGCCCATGTGCGTTGCTGCCTTTGCAAGGATGAGAGCTCTGAGCACCGCCGAGGACCCTGCCGCGGCGTCGAGACCTTTCGACAAGAACAGGGACGGCTTTGTTGTAGCCGAAGGGTGTAGCATTCTCGTTCTGGAAGAACTGGAACATGCGATTGCCAGAGGAGCAAACATTCACGCCGAGGTTCTGGGATACGGGCTCTCTGGGGACGCGTTTCACATCACGGCAGCAGCCAATGACGGCGCAGGTGCGTTCGCCTGCATGGAGTCCGCGCTGAGAAACGCTCGTGTCAACGTCCAGGAGGTTGGTTACGTGAACGCTCACGCGACGTCGACGCCCATTGGGGATGCCGCCGAAGCGCTGGCGATCCGCCGTCTGCTAGGCGACAACTTTAGCAAAGTGGCGGTGTCCGCTACCAAAGGCTCCACGGGTCACCTCTTGGGAGCAGCTGGCGCCACGGAAAGTGCGTTCACGGTACTCGCTGTTCGCGATGGAGTGATTCCTCCTACGCTAAACCTCGAATGCCCAGATGTTGGTGCCGATCTCAACTTTATCGCCCATCAGTCGGCACCTTGGAGAACTGAGAACGCGACCAGGAGGGTTGCGATTAAGAACTCTTTCGGATTTGGGGGCACGAACGGTTCGCTTGTTATAGCAGAGTACAGGCAATAA